In Sparus aurata chromosome 24, fSpaAur1.1, whole genome shotgun sequence, the genomic stretch GTGGTTGCCAGCGCCTGTTACAAAATCTAGCAGGTGTCCAGGTGCAGGTCATCAGGCAATCAAGTGAGTTAAAGGGGAGCTCAAGTGCAGACAAACCAATTAGTAACAATAAAACcatgcaataaaacaaaaaataaaatcacagcaCACAACAATGTCAAACACTTAAACAGCCACTTCTGCCCTGTGACATTAACacaattttagtttaaaagCTGAGAGAAACAATTCTATTGTTGCATAAAGAAAGTCTGAAATGTTTTACTTAAGAGAATTGAAAAATGAGAGCAAAATGGGAAGTATGTGAAGTAATCATATTTAATACCTGATCCTAACCCATCACTGGATCCCCTGTATAAATGagggaaaatgaatgaaatatctgtCAGTCAGCGTTATTATAAACATGAATTAAGCATATTGGCATACGAGTGTGATATTTAAAGGGTGACGCCAgaatacattttccacattgAAGTATGTTAACAGGTGTTGGGGAGTACGAGTGCatttgtcaacattttttttttgtgtggctccagagaaagctgcatgtaatctgattacctccagtgatgtcactcagtggctaagttgcattgtgggtaatgaaggctgcaggttttgaaaaagcaaTCCACTGTTCTAGCACTGCACTCTTGTACATTGTGTACAATTAAATGTGAAATTTCCCTTTAATCCAACGTTCAATTTATTACATGACTTAATCAGCATGGTTTCTTTATGTATTAGTCCTGATGTGACTCTTGGATGTCCTCTGATATCATTTGATGCTTTTACTGGCTTTACGctcactctgctgtgtactGATTTGTGTCAGACACAGTCATTTAAATTCTCTGTATTAGAACTGTATAGTAGACATGTTGCTAACTGTGCAGGATTACACAGCACGCGCAGCTGTGAGCTGGTGTAATGCTGTCACGTACAGATGAATGCAAGTGGTGGTCTGTTAGCACCTCATTGTTTCAAAGTGCAGCACACCGCAGGCACCATTTATCAAACAGGGCTATAAAATCTACTCAAGTAGGCagtttaaagggtcagttcatgCAAATTACAAAACATATTCTCCATACAGACAGTCTGCATTCATAAAAGCCAGGTAGATGTTCAAATCTGTTCACAAAGCACCTGGGAAACTGCGATGGACGACATCAGAATTCATGAATGAACTTTTTCACCGTCCGCAGTGATTGGTTGACAGGTGACTGTGCCTGTGCCAATGAATGTAAAGTACAATCTTCATTCATGGACAGTAGCATGAGGACGTACACAAGCAGTCAGTTGAGTCAGAGCAAAGTGTCACTGCGCTGTTTGTTTCAAAGACTTCAGAGCTGGAAGGATGTCGTCCAGGTGACTCactcctgaaaaaaacacacacacacacacacacacacacacaaacaccttcaGTGACTTTTTTCACGAGATGAGGTTTAAATAAGTCTGACCTTAGTTACAATAGAAACTGATGCCTCCAAAATAAACCTTGGTTGTTAGGTAACTTTTAATGTGTAGCTTCCCCTCAGGCTGAACCAATCTGACACACTGAAACAGGAAGGGGCCCCTGTTTTTGTACTTAAATGCTGATAGATCAAATCTAGTCAAAATTAAGAGAAGGCCCAGCTGTCATGGTATGTTTATTGTGTCATATACCTAGAGTGTGTAAAATGTCCGTGGTGAGGGCATGGAAAGCAGGGAAGAACTCGTCATGCTGCTTCACTTTGACGATGATGCTGCAAAGAGTGAAAGGACATTTTTGGGTTTCTGTATCTCTATATAAAAGTAATTCAAACAAtatgtctgtgttgtgttgtgtgcgAACCTGTCAATGTCAGCCTCTCCCAGCAGCTGATGGAATCCAGCAGTGTGCTCAGTGGAGGAAGCCAGTCTGGCCACCTTGTTCACGACCTCAGCAGGAGGAACCCTGCTGTCTGACACAAGAGCACCAACACCAACTCAACATCTTTAGTTCCTGTGTCCTGTCACTCCTGCTGGACTGCTGGACAAATAAAGAACACAATGAAGTTTGGATTCTAGCCGAGGGTTACCTAGCTCCAGAACGTCTCGGAGGTTCCTCATGGTGTTGGTCATCTCTCCCAGCCTGGTGTAGACCTCGTTCATGCGTGGGTACACTCCGCTGAGGGAAGTGACATCAAACAGCTTCTGGAAGTGGGACACCATGGAGCCCAGAGTGTATCGAGTTGGTGTCCTGAGCACCTTTCAcaccacacaacacacacagtttcacttgTATAGTCATTCATTCATAGTATTTTATAACAATTATATATGAGAGCCAGTGGCAGGTTTAATGATTAACCTTCAAGGCaccattcaaaataaaatttgcAATCATGTAAACACTACCTTAAGCAAGTAGTACAAAAGTACCGCAGCGTTCTACCTTCTCATCATCATTCGAGATGTTTTCCAGCATGGTGTCCACCTGCAACATCATGTCTTCCACCTtcactgcttctgctgcaccATGGTCACCATCAGTCGACTGCCAGGGCATCAGCCTGCTGGTCAGTTTATTTAACCCCTGCTGCAGATCCTGCCAACATTCCATACGAGAAATCTAGTTAAGAAAGCAGAGCAAGTGTGGACGATTTAGAAGCCCACAGGCAGGTGGTGTTTACCTTCAGTAGATGGAGCTGCTGGGCCCACGCCTCCAGCGTGGGGGCCAGGGTCTGAAACTCAGCCCGCTCCAAACCAACAGAACAGGTTTTCTGTCTGTGCAGCTGAAGCGGAGCTCTGGGACTGCTCACTACAGAACTGACCTCTTTCAACAGCTGGAATTCAGGAGAAGACAAATCCCATTAGCAATGTTTAGTTCAGGAATTAGATTTGAGAAAACAACAAGGACTACACCCCAGGTGACAGAAGACAGGAAATACTGAGCTAAGAAAACTTAATCAAACAATATACTTACATGATGATAGTGTGCACACAGACTGACTTCTCTGCTTTGATCACTGAtgttctcactgttctcagtcGTCTTGTCTTCTTTCTGCAATCTGCAGAGATCAGTTACATCAATACCTGGAGATTACAACTCAGGTTTCTGTGGCGGTCTCCTCGTCACATAGTGACTGAAGTGCCATACGTCAGTGTTGATGACAGAACATCTATCCACCATGTCTTAAGGACACTTAAGGACAGTTGTTCCCAACCTTTCTGGCTTTCGCCCCTTgtccagggttcgtacacatttttcaaggtcaaattcaagcacatttcaagcacttttaagggtcatttttaagattttccagcaccttactgctggggtaaaatacgtatctaaaggaatatatatacttgtgatttttttcttcactttttatcacaattatgtacattgtattatgctgtaaacatctaaaattatattctataatagcaaagacttcagaaattaattatccagtctgatcccaattttgtaaaagacacagagttataatgtcaagcactttcaagcacttaaactaaaatccaagcacttttcagaccttgaaaactcaacattgaaattcaagcactttcaaggatttcaagcacccgtacgaaccctgcttGTCACAGTTTAACAGCACTAAAACAGATGATCCATCCTTCAGTaacactttatttctgtctgttgctgACTGATAGTAGAATGTTAAactcattaaaacatttcagaaatgaTGACTCTACAAGAAAAATAAGCCATGGCACTATCAGTGAAGTGTCAGGATGTAACAATTTTAACTctaatttcaaaaatatatcaaaataagcATTCAATTTCACTTTTTCAGTCACTAGATGGAGGAAGGTACTTCCAACAACAGCTTGACTTATTCGCTCGCAAATACAAAGACTTTTTGCAGTGTGTCTGCGTGGATGGGTGTGTACACACGGTCAAACATTGTtatgacatttaaataaatcacaCCTGTGGTACAGTGAGCGTCGTCACTGTTCCTACCTTGTGTTGTTGTACATGTTCGACCGCTCCAGACAGCggagtttgtgtttgtagaACTTCACCTCTTTGAGTGTTGGCCTGCACACAGAGACTCAGTCAGCATGAACACCGATATGATAGCTCATGTGTTTGTTCCAATaatcatgaacacacacacgcacgtgcgcacacacacacctcgccTCCAACTCTTGCTTCAGGCACTCCACCTCCCTCTTTAGCTCTTCCATTTGACCTTTGCTTCCCTTTAGCTGGTCCTGGTACGCCTTGGAGGAAATTTAAGATCATCACCTGCTTTACGGAATGAACGATCtgaaaaaatgactaaatgtttgTCAGTTACCTTGAGAAGAGCTTTAGAAGATGGAGCAACATTGCTGGATGCCTTCTTGACTCTCGTCTGATGAGCCACTTCAAATCGTTCCGCTCCTTTGACAGACCTGGAGTGAAAATGAACAGCTTAGTGCAAACAGAAGGAGTAGCGCTCGTTGGAAGGTTTCATCTGTGCGTTTTTTTGGGCGGCATGTGTTACCTGAGCTCATCCAGCAGCTGAGTCATTTTAGTCTCATAGAAGTCAATCACGTCCAGcaccctgcagacacacaacagcTGCTGCTAACTTTCTGTGTTCCCTGTCACCATAGCCTAATGGAAGCTCACAAAATACGGTGATTAATATCTTAGTGGAAGTCACGCTGTGCTCATGTTTCACACCGTTCACTTGatataaagaataaaaagacaGTGGCTGCCTCTGTGAGTCAGTCATGCTCTTACTGCTGGTCTGCAGGAGACTTCTGCTCCATCACTTTGTCGCAGATGTGCTGGAACGTCTGACTCCGTCGAGCCAATCGCCGCTCTTCTTCTTTGATGGTGAAATAAAGTTTCCTTTCGAGCTGAGCTGCTTCCTCCCTCTGTTTGGACAGCTTCTGCTCCAGAGCCTGACACACTTTCtagaaaattgtttttattttccttacTCAGAAGAAAATACTTTCAGACCGAAACTGCTTAAAGACAATATTCACAATCGATCAGCCTATTTTTTACGTCAttataaaaaatctaaatctgttTCTTCTGAAAAATATCTGTCagggttgatttttttttaaagctatgCAATCCTTAAAAATACAACAGTTATTTACCAACATTTCTAAATCATTAGATAATCACTCCTGCATGTAAAACTGTGTTATCTCCAAGCAGCATGTCTCAGCCTGAAGTGGCTTGTTATGGTAGTTTGTTAACGTACCTGTGCttcctgcttctcctgctgcagctgctgagtgTGGCTGTGCTGTTGGACAGCTTTGCCGAGGTAGCGGTCCTCCAGGTCCTGGACTTTGGTCTTCACCACATCCAGtagctcctccagctctgtgACCCTCTGAGACTGCTGAGCCGCTCTGCTCATGTGCTCATGAGCCTCCTCtctagagacacacacacacacacagaaggttCAATCTCAAAGTGCACTGAGTGCAAACCACACTGTAAGACACACAACATAAGCACTACAAAGACTCAGAAACGGTTGGGTGtgattaaaatgacaaacatgacGACTCATTTCAGAACATATctaatcagaaaaaaatcttgGAACAAAAATCTTTTCAAAGATGACATATCTAGCTCAGCTTTAGCCTGCAGTTAGCCTAGCGTTAGCCTGCAGCGTCACCTTCAGGctcttctcctgtgtgatgaAGACAATCAGCTGACTGGTACCAGAGGAAGCTGACAGCTTCAGAGACGCTGGTTTATTCTCCTTTTCACAGAACCTTTATTGATATGTTTGtgaagagggttcactctggacagatGTGAGAAACTGAACAAAATGAATCTTTGGTTTATTGTTGAATCACTAAGGGCTGATCATTTTGGTTGAACTctgtaatctttatttttggtgaatatCATTGGAGCCATTCAAACTCTAACGTAGCTGTCATGTTggaataaaatgtttaacttaaaaaaattaaacagaagGAAAATGCTCATTTTTAGGCATTTCtgaatatagatatatatttgaGGCTGGTAACATTTGAAGCTGTTATGAAACAGCAGGcttaaaattacaatatttaaGATGTCTGACCGGTATTACAGTCAGCTGGTTTCCCTGTCATCACTATCCTTCATACCTGCACTGAGCTGCAGGACTCAGGAGGAGCATCTCTCATGTGGTGTTGATCAGATTAGATGACAGGAGGCCAGGTGGTCGACACACACTGCAGATACATTATTGAATAGATACAGACCCACAGTAATACACACTGCAGGAATGTATACGCTGTCAAAGACCCTCAGCTGTTCGCCCCGCTGCTTTACTTCAGTCTGAGTTTTCACTGTAGGAGGAACACATAAATCTAGAACTTACTGCCATACACTATATTTCCAGTCATCGTGTCTGTGatggatttctttctttttttttttttcctttccttttttttttacaaatgttggaTGGAGACACGAGGCAAATGAGATTAACCTTAATCCAAATGTGACATCTTTAGACTATGTCAAGATGTCCAGTCTGAAAGCTAATtgaaaaattgaataaaaaaataaataataataataataataataatgataatacaacAATTTATCCAGATAAGAATGACGTCATAGTACCAGAAACTTGTGCGTTTGaggatttttatatttaattcagataaaataaataaataaaaactaatgaaaccACGTTTGGTTTCTGAATGCCATCCTAGTTTTGCTGCAGCAAACTAAACTAACTGCAATTCTAGGACTTTTGTATTTCACATCATGCTCTCTAAtccattttaaaatcattacataaattatttttaataaaactcctCTCAAGATGGATGGAAATAAAGATGGTCTGTTTCTCCTCCAGTTTGTTAAGCTATCTGGTTTCCTTAATGCATTCATTCTTAGATggttaatattttcttttattttcattatttgctGTGTCATTCCTCTCTGCCACCAAGCAAAACACAGGATGGGAAGTTTTGAAGTCTCCCCGGCGCTACACTACAATTAAGCTTCCTGCACGCATCCATCAACATCTACATAGAGATCCAAACActctaaaaaaaaccccatctaCTCTTCTGTCATT encodes the following:
- the cep70 gene encoding centrosomal protein of 70 kDa, with the protein product MELEEQVEWDDVNKVLQRHGFKSVYFADPVENKNLSDLVLLDKKSAGEIRTTLRTMLTDSERRQALIQELIKSNNQLKEEAHEHMSRAAQQSQRVTELEELLDVVKTKVQDLEDRYLGKAVQQHSHTQQLQQEKQEAQKVCQALEQKLSKQREEAAQLERKLYFTIKEEERRLARRSQTFQHICDKVMEQKSPADQQVLDVIDFYETKMTQLLDELRSVKGAERFEVAHQTRVKKASSNVAPSSKALLKAYQDQLKGSKGQMEELKREVECLKQELEARPTLKEVKFYKHKLRCLERSNMYNNTRLQKEDKTTENSENISDQSREVSLCAHYHHLLKEVSSVVSSPRAPLQLHRQKTCSVGLERAEFQTLAPTLEAWAQQLHLLKDLQQGLNKLTSRLMPWQSTDGDHGAAEAVKVEDMMLQVDTMLENISNDDEKVLRTPTRYTLGSMVSHFQKLFDVTSLSGVYPRMNEVYTRLGEMTNTMRNLRDVLELDSRVPPAEVVNKVARLASSTEHTAGFHQLLGEADIDSIIVKVKQHDEFFPAFHALTTDILHTLGVSHLDDILPALKSLKQTAQ